The Methanohalophilus portucalensis genome window below encodes:
- a CDS encoding adenosylcobalamin-dependent ribonucleoside-diphosphate reductase, producing the protein MDKEDNTIESKLSANGKTLLEKRYLLRDAKGKIAEEPNELFRRVAKAIAGVDSTYGYSVDKTEDDFYQVMADLEFLPNSPTLMNAGTELGQLSACFVLPVEDSLKSIFKSLQDMSLIHQSGGGTGFSFSDLRPEGDPVRSTEGVASGPLSFMTIFDKATDVIKQGGRRRGANMGVLRVDHPDIFKFIGAKKKEDMLRNFNLSVGVTDEFMEAVSQDRDYALVNPRTGKVKKRLKARDMFDRIVTCACQTGDPGLLFLDEINRKHPMSAIGTIESTNPCGEVPLLPYESCNLGSINLALMVKEGAIDWQKLKETVDTGVHFLDNVIDANKYPLPEIEQRTKQNRKIGLGVMGFAAMLARLGIAYDCEEGIATAEEVMKFIREEAVQKSVELGEQRGSFPNFHRSTLAKDYPAMRNATVNTVAPTGSLSIIANTTSGIEPMFALTYQRNVMGTRLTEIDPVFEEMARKHGFYSKHLMEEIAETGSLQNILNIPKETRRVFATALEIKPQWHVRMQAAFQKHVDNAVAKTVNLPHEATEEDFREIYMLAYRLKCKGIAAYRYGSKAEQVLEIGGTGEKRDDSTATVKACAKNGCE; encoded by the coding sequence ATGGATAAAGAGGATAACACGATCGAATCCAAATTGTCCGCCAATGGAAAAACGTTGCTGGAAAAGCGCTACCTTTTAAGGGATGCAAAGGGCAAAATCGCAGAAGAGCCCAACGAGTTGTTCCGCAGGGTTGCAAAGGCTATTGCCGGAGTTGACAGCACCTACGGATACAGTGTGGATAAAACTGAAGATGATTTTTATCAGGTAATGGCAGATCTGGAGTTCCTTCCCAATTCCCCAACCCTCATGAACGCGGGCACCGAGCTGGGGCAATTGAGTGCGTGTTTTGTGTTGCCTGTGGAAGATTCCCTGAAAAGTATCTTCAAATCCCTGCAGGATATGAGCCTCATCCACCAATCCGGCGGCGGCACAGGATTCTCCTTTTCAGACCTGCGACCGGAGGGAGACCCTGTGCGCTCCACAGAAGGCGTGGCTTCCGGGCCCCTTTCCTTTATGACGATCTTTGATAAGGCAACGGATGTGATCAAGCAGGGCGGCAGGCGCAGGGGAGCCAATATGGGGGTGCTGAGAGTTGACCATCCGGATATTTTCAAGTTCATCGGGGCCAAGAAAAAGGAGGATATGCTGCGCAATTTCAATCTCTCGGTGGGCGTGACGGATGAATTTATGGAGGCTGTCAGCCAGGACAGGGATTATGCCCTTGTAAATCCCCGAACCGGTAAAGTTAAGAAGAGATTAAAGGCACGGGATATGTTTGACCGGATAGTGACGTGTGCCTGCCAGACCGGAGATCCTGGCCTGCTTTTCCTGGATGAGATCAACCGCAAACATCCCATGAGTGCAATCGGCACAATCGAGAGTACAAATCCCTGCGGAGAGGTGCCTCTTTTGCCCTATGAATCCTGCAACCTCGGCTCGATCAACCTGGCGCTGATGGTTAAGGAAGGGGCAATCGACTGGCAGAAATTGAAGGAAACGGTCGATACAGGAGTGCATTTCCTGGATAATGTGATCGATGCCAACAAATATCCCCTCCCGGAAATCGAGCAGAGGACAAAACAAAACCGCAAGATCGGCCTGGGTGTCATGGGATTTGCCGCCATGCTGGCACGCCTGGGGATTGCCTATGATTGTGAGGAAGGAATTGCGACAGCTGAAGAAGTAATGAAGTTCATCCGGGAAGAAGCCGTGCAAAAATCTGTGGAACTAGGTGAGCAGCGGGGCAGTTTCCCGAATTTCCACAGGAGTACTCTTGCAAAAGATTATCCTGCAATGCGCAATGCAACGGTGAATACCGTGGCCCCCACAGGCAGCCTGAGCATAATTGCAAATACCACTTCAGGAATTGAACCGATGTTCGCCCTCACCTACCAGCGCAATGTGATGGGAACCCGGCTGACAGAGATCGATCCTGTTTTTGAGGAGATGGCAAGAAAACACGGGTTCTACAGCAAACATCTGATGGAGGAAATCGCCGAAACCGGCTCCCTCCAGAACATCCTGAATATCCCCAAAGAGACCAGACGGGTCTTTGCCACCGCCCTGGAGATTAAACCCCAATGGCATGTGAGGATGCAGGCCGCTTTCCAGAAGCATGTGGATAATGCCGTTGCCAAGACCGTGAACCTGCCCCATGAGGCTACGGAGGAGGATTTCCGGGAGATCTACATGCTGGCCTACCGGTTGAAGTGTAAGGGAATTGCTGCTTACCGTTATGGAAGCAAGGCAGAACAGGTGCTGGAGATCGGGGGGACCGGGGAGAAAAGGGATGACAGCACTGCAACAGTAAAGGCCTGTGCGAAAAATGGATGTGAGTGA
- a CDS encoding SO_0444 family Cu/Zn efflux transporter, producing the protein MSIAQSFMEILAGIIQETWYLFEEAAPYLFLGFGIAGLLELVVSNEKIIGHLGSGAGKFSSVLKASIAGIPLPLCSCGVIPAAMSLKKRGANNGATLSFLISTPQTGADSIAITYALLDPIMTVFRPVATFITAVGAGITSNIMEKDVTNTLSNPIMLSKKEDVTNPGCDCDGDDCGQAGLKERAIDAIKYAYVELLGDIAKWLIVGLLIAGVISYIVPEEIVGGYLGGGIGSMILMLFVGIPLYICATASTPLAAALIAKGMSPGTAFVFLLAGPATNAATITMVTKFLGKKAVTIYLAMIALFALIFGILLDLIYVRLGIEATAIAGSASDLLPAEVKTFFALLLAIMITYSLIQRRESNECQDCA; encoded by the coding sequence ATGAGTATTGCACAAAGTTTCATGGAAATTCTGGCAGGAATAATACAGGAGACCTGGTACCTTTTCGAAGAGGCTGCACCCTATCTTTTCCTCGGCTTTGGGATTGCAGGACTGCTGGAACTTGTGGTTTCCAATGAGAAGATTATCGGGCATCTTGGCAGCGGGGCCGGGAAATTCAGTTCGGTTCTCAAAGCTTCTATTGCCGGTATTCCCCTGCCCCTATGTTCCTGTGGCGTGATACCTGCGGCAATGTCCCTGAAAAAAAGAGGGGCAAACAATGGTGCCACCCTGTCCTTTTTGATATCGACCCCCCAGACCGGAGCTGATTCTATCGCAATCACCTATGCCCTGCTTGATCCCATTATGACGGTATTCCGACCTGTTGCTACCTTCATAACCGCGGTGGGAGCAGGAATTACAAGCAATATTATGGAAAAGGACGTGACAAATACGCTCTCAAATCCCATTATGCTTTCAAAAAAGGAAGATGTAACAAATCCGGGTTGTGATTGCGATGGAGATGATTGCGGTCAAGCAGGCCTGAAAGAGCGAGCCATTGATGCCATAAAATATGCTTACGTGGAACTGCTGGGAGATATTGCAAAGTGGCTCATTGTGGGGCTGCTGATAGCAGGAGTGATTTCCTATATTGTCCCGGAGGAAATTGTGGGAGGCTACCTTGGAGGCGGGATTGGTTCGATGATCCTGATGCTGTTTGTAGGAATCCCGCTCTACATCTGCGCCACCGCCTCCACACCCCTGGCAGCCGCCCTTATCGCCAAAGGGATGAGCCCGGGTACCGCGTTTGTGTTCCTGCTTGCAGGACCGGCCACCAATGCTGCGACCATTACAATGGTTACGAAATTTTTGGGGAAAAAGGCTGTTACCATTTATCTTGCAATGATAGCCCTCTTTGCGCTTATATTTGGGATATTGCTCGACCTCATATACGTTAGATTGGGAATTGAGGCAACGGCCATTGCGGGAAGTGCAAGTGACCTGCTGCCTGCAGAAGTGAAAACTTTCTTTGCGTTGCTCCTGGCAATAATGATCACCTATTCCCTGATACAGAGAAGGGAAAGTAATGAATGCCAGGATTGTGCATGA
- a CDS encoding ArsR/SmtB family transcription factor → MDDLPCKRVDKNQIEKLTIPPPETITRMSAIFQALQSSARLNILFLLKDRDMCVCELSEALEASQSAISHNMRILRQLDLVRVRKEGRFAVYYIADEHVRLLIETCRQHIIEEYR, encoded by the coding sequence ATGGATGATTTGCCTTGCAAACGTGTGGATAAGAACCAGATTGAAAAACTCACAATTCCCCCACCTGAAACAATTACCCGCATGTCTGCCATATTTCAGGCACTGCAATCATCTGCACGCCTGAATATCCTGTTCTTACTCAAAGACAGGGATATGTGTGTATGTGAACTCAGTGAAGCACTTGAAGCCTCACAGTCTGCAATATCCCATAATATGCGGATACTGCGCCAGCTAGACCTTGTGAGGGTCAGGAAAGAGGGGCGGTTTGCAGTCTACTACATTGCAGATGAGCATGTCAGACTGCTGATAGAAACGTGCAGACAGCATATTATCGAGGAATACCGATGA
- a CDS encoding flavodoxin family protein, with the protein MKVVAFNGSPRKDGNTAKLVKNVFSELEKQGIETELIQLGGIPVMGCTACMKCFENKDRRCVISSDLINECIGKMIEADGIIIASPTYFADLTTETKALIDRAGFVGKANDELFKHKVAAAVVSVRRAGALHAFDSINHFFLISQMVVPGSSYWNIGMGLAPGDVESDTEGMQTMQNLGQNMAWLMKKING; encoded by the coding sequence ATGAAGGTTGTAGCATTCAATGGAAGTCCCAGGAAAGACGGGAACACCGCAAAGCTTGTCAAAAATGTATTTTCAGAACTCGAAAAGCAAGGAATTGAGACCGAACTGATTCAGCTGGGAGGCATCCCTGTAATGGGATGTACTGCCTGCATGAAGTGTTTTGAGAACAAGGATCGCCGATGTGTCATATCCAGTGATCTGATCAATGAATGTATCGGGAAGATGATTGAGGCTGATGGCATAATTATTGCAAGCCCTACATACTTTGCCGATCTGACTACGGAAACAAAAGCCCTGATTGACAGGGCGGGTTTTGTAGGCAAAGCAAATGATGAACTTTTCAAACATAAGGTAGCAGCAGCGGTTGTATCTGTCAGGAGAGCAGGCGCTCTTCACGCATTTGATTCCATTAACCACTTTTTCTTGATCTCCCAGATGGTCGTACCGGGTTCAAGCTACTGGAATATAGGAATGGGACTTGCTCCCGGCGATGTAGAGTCTGATACAGAAGGAATGCAGACGATGCAAAACCTGGGCCAGAATATGGCCTGGCTTATGAAAAAGATCAATGGCTGA
- a CDS encoding S1C family serine protease encodes MMQFSTSLLKEERGSTLPLIAILFLLIGFVLGISLTTVLYDDGSLENTQINDPESGVTGIININGTAGETYEELYKLVFDSVVSIRTEGEIDGDQFRSGGSGFLYDAEGHIITNQHVVENADSVEVYFSNGVAMDAEITGTDIYSDIAVLKVDEVPCDENCQPYPLPMANSSIINPAQMVMAIGTPFGLEGSVTHGIVSATGRTMPTTNGFSIPNVIQTDAPLNPGNSGGPLIDLSGEVIGVNRARSGDNLGFAIPSNKARMVADAIIEKGEYEHSWIGIQMLPVSPRAADFMDLNDEAARGVMVVVVVEDGPAEDAGLKSGEEVRINDERIFINGDIIVGVDGVEVFNSDQIIAHISEKQPGDEIELEYYRDGEKMTTQLELGVRP; translated from the coding sequence ATGATGCAATTCTCAACTTCGCTGCTTAAAGAGGAAAGGGGCAGTACACTACCCTTGATAGCAATATTGTTCCTCCTGATTGGTTTTGTTCTCGGGATCAGCCTGACAACTGTGCTTTATGATGATGGGAGTCTGGAAAACACACAAATTAATGATCCTGAAAGTGGTGTTACCGGCATAATCAATATCAATGGCACCGCTGGTGAGACCTATGAAGAACTTTACAAACTTGTTTTTGACTCGGTTGTATCCATAAGGACTGAAGGGGAAATCGACGGAGACCAATTCAGAAGTGGCGGATCGGGGTTTCTTTATGATGCAGAAGGCCATATCATAACGAACCAGCATGTCGTGGAAAATGCTGATTCCGTAGAAGTATATTTCAGCAACGGGGTTGCAATGGATGCTGAGATCACGGGCACTGACATATATTCTGATATTGCGGTATTAAAGGTCGATGAAGTCCCCTGTGATGAAAACTGCCAACCCTATCCCCTGCCAATGGCCAACTCATCAATAATCAATCCTGCTCAGATGGTTATGGCAATAGGTACTCCTTTTGGGCTTGAGGGAAGTGTAACACATGGAATCGTCAGTGCCACGGGCAGGACAATGCCCACAACAAACGGATTTTCCATCCCCAATGTTATACAGACCGATGCACCGTTAAACCCGGGAAATTCAGGAGGGCCGCTTATTGACCTCTCAGGGGAAGTGATCGGGGTCAACCGTGCACGTAGCGGAGATAATCTGGGTTTTGCTATACCTTCCAATAAAGCCCGGATGGTTGCCGATGCCATAATAGAAAAAGGAGAATATGAACATTCCTGGATCGGTATACAGATGCTCCCTGTAAGTCCCAGGGCAGCAGATTTCATGGACCTTAATGATGAGGCAGCCAGAGGAGTAATGGTCGTGGTTGTAGTGGAAGACGGACCTGCCGAGGATGCCGGGCTGAAAAGTGGCGAAGAGGTAAGGATCAATGATGAAAGAATCTTCATCAACGGGGATATTATTGTAGGAGTAGACGGAGTTGAAGTCTTCAACAGTGACCAGATCATAGCCCATATCAGTGAAAAACAGCCGGGTGACGAGATCGAACTTGAGTATTACAGGGATGGGGAAAAAATGACAACACAACTGGAACTTGGTGTGCGCCCGTAA
- a CDS encoding HIT family protein: MDCLFCRIISGEVPSHKVYEDEHSYAFLDIYPTSRGHTVVLPKEHIASFLEMSEEKTAELFASVNRIAKKVIAVTDAPGVNIGINNGLVAGQTVPHVHVHIIPRYENDGGGSMHTIVDSNPDREELEDLAASIFSRF; the protein is encoded by the coding sequence ATGGATTGTTTATTCTGCAGAATAATATCAGGAGAAGTTCCCTCACATAAAGTTTATGAAGACGAACATTCCTATGCATTTCTGGACATCTATCCCACATCCAGAGGACACACCGTTGTCCTGCCAAAGGAACACATAGCAAGTTTCCTGGAAATGAGTGAGGAAAAGACAGCCGAATTATTCGCTTCTGTCAACAGGATCGCTAAAAAAGTCATTGCAGTTACTGATGCACCGGGAGTTAATATTGGGATCAACAATGGCCTGGTCGCCGGGCAAACTGTACCTCATGTCCATGTGCATATAATTCCTCGTTATGAAAATGACGGCGGAGGATCGATGCATACCATTGTGGATTCCAACCCAGACAGGGAGGAACTCGAAGACCTCGCAGCCAGCATATTTTCCAGATTTTGA
- a CDS encoding FeoA family protein, which translates to MTEKTLDLLDVGQNARVIQVKGKGPSRRRLLEMGMVPGVGLSVTKRAPMGDPVDFKLKGYNLSLRKQEAQMVVVEVLGGM; encoded by the coding sequence ATGACTGAAAAAACATTGGATCTATTGGACGTGGGCCAGAATGCCCGTGTAATCCAGGTAAAGGGCAAAGGTCCTTCCAGGCGGCGCCTGCTTGAAATGGGAATGGTGCCTGGTGTTGGTCTTAGTGTGACCAAAAGAGCCCCGATGGGCGACCCGGTGGATTTCAAGTTGAAAGGCTACAACCTTTCCCTGCGCAAACAAGAGGCACAGATGGTTGTCGTTGAGGTTCTGGGAGGTATGTAA
- a CDS encoding FeoA family protein, translated as MTSRMPLTMSPPGQTCRICDVCAGRGLKRRLVELGLTHNSIIQPIGCSRGCLLVSVNGTRFALGRGMATKIMVEPVCEGGAQIG; from the coding sequence ATGACATCACGAATGCCTCTTACAATGTCCCCTCCAGGACAAACATGCCGAATTTGTGATGTGTGTGCCGGTAGAGGATTGAAAAGAAGGCTTGTGGAACTGGGCCTGACCCATAATTCCATCATCCAGCCCATTGGATGCAGTAGGGGTTGCCTCCTTGTATCGGTCAATGGTACACGTTTTGCTTTGGGCAGGGGTATGGCTACCAAAATTATGGTTGAACCTGTATGTGAAGGGGGTGCCCAGATTGGCTGA
- the feoB gene encoding ferrous iron transport protein B — MAEKIKVAVAGNPNVGKTTIFNALTGSRQKVGNWPGVTVEKKVGTKNHNGHVLEIIDLPGTYSLTAYSADEVVARDYILEEKPDVVVQVLDSTNLERNLYLTTQLLEMGTNLILALNMSDRAERRGDFIDIQRLESLLGVSAIKTVAGEGKGIDALLDSIVAKKEQNIPLPHEIGYGGMVEEKIYALEEIIKDDPEVFKHYPPRWIALKLLEGDEDVIKKLSSESIKGKVQDFLSAIDNEEYEVEMADKRYQFISTLMPQVCTTCAEEVSPSDMVDKVVTNKYLGIPIFLILMWGMFELTFAFATPFMELIDMFFGWLAAAVASNIETAWLASLLGDGIIAGVGSVLLFVPNIFILFFVIALFESSGYMARAAFIMDKLMYTMGLQGKSFIPMLMGFGCSVPAIMATRTLEDEKDRLITMMVTPFMSCGARLPVYILLAGTFFGRQAGSVIFGLYVLGILVAIVSAKLFRIFLARGKPSPFIMELPPYTKPLLKDSLRHMWNEGYLYLRKVGTVIITGVVLIWMLAYFPQGAEYGSAGSLIGSLGKLIEPLVAPLGFDWKIAVALVFGFVAKEIVVGSLGTLYGTGGGEALSSALMSDPGFTPAIALGLMVFTLLYVPCIGAVAVIKKETGSWKWMFFQAAYSTAVAWVLALVTVLVANLVL; from the coding sequence TTGGCTGAAAAAATAAAAGTTGCAGTGGCAGGTAACCCCAATGTGGGAAAAACCACGATATTCAATGCCCTTACAGGGTCACGCCAGAAGGTGGGTAACTGGCCCGGCGTTACTGTGGAAAAAAAGGTAGGAACAAAGAATCATAACGGGCATGTCCTGGAAATAATAGACTTGCCGGGCACTTACAGTTTAACGGCTTATTCAGCAGATGAGGTGGTTGCCAGGGATTATATCCTTGAAGAAAAACCTGATGTTGTTGTACAGGTGCTGGATTCCACAAATTTGGAAAGGAATCTTTATCTCACGACACAATTGCTTGAAATGGGCACCAATCTGATCCTTGCCTTGAACATGTCAGATCGTGCTGAAAGGCGCGGCGATTTTATTGATATCCAGAGGCTGGAAAGCCTTCTTGGTGTTTCCGCTATTAAAACTGTTGCAGGTGAAGGCAAAGGAATAGATGCACTTCTTGATTCTATCGTGGCAAAAAAAGAGCAGAACATACCCCTGCCTCATGAAATCGGTTATGGTGGCATGGTGGAAGAGAAGATCTATGCGCTGGAGGAAATAATTAAAGATGACCCGGAAGTATTCAAACACTATCCCCCTCGCTGGATAGCTTTAAAATTGCTAGAAGGTGATGAGGATGTCATTAAAAAATTATCTTCAGAAAGCATTAAAGGAAAAGTACAGGATTTCCTGTCGGCTATCGACAATGAGGAATACGAAGTCGAGATGGCTGACAAGAGGTATCAGTTTATAAGTACCCTGATGCCTCAGGTTTGTACAACCTGTGCTGAAGAAGTATCCCCCTCGGATATGGTTGATAAAGTAGTCACTAACAAGTATCTGGGTATTCCCATATTCCTGATACTTATGTGGGGCATGTTCGAGCTGACCTTTGCTTTTGCCACTCCTTTCATGGAACTGATCGACATGTTCTTCGGGTGGCTGGCAGCAGCGGTTGCCTCTAACATTGAAACCGCCTGGCTTGCTTCCCTTCTGGGTGATGGTATCATCGCCGGTGTAGGTTCTGTGCTGCTTTTTGTGCCCAATATTTTCATCCTGTTCTTCGTCATCGCCCTGTTTGAAAGCAGTGGCTACATGGCACGTGCGGCATTCATTATGGACAAACTCATGTATACAATGGGGCTGCAGGGTAAATCCTTCATTCCGATGCTCATGGGTTTTGGCTGTTCAGTTCCGGCTATTATGGCAACCCGTACACTGGAGGATGAAAAGGACAGGTTAATCACAATGATGGTCACACCTTTCATGTCCTGTGGTGCCAGGTTGCCTGTTTACATCCTGCTTGCGGGAACATTTTTCGGCAGGCAGGCAGGTTCGGTAATCTTCGGCCTGTATGTACTGGGAATACTTGTGGCTATTGTTTCGGCCAAACTTTTCAGGATATTTCTTGCCAGGGGTAAACCTTCTCCCTTTATAATGGAACTTCCTCCGTATACCAAACCTTTATTGAAGGATTCCCTGCGGCATATGTGGAATGAGGGCTACCTTTACCTCAGGAAGGTCGGGACAGTAATTATCACAGGAGTTGTGCTGATCTGGATGCTTGCCTATTTCCCGCAAGGCGCTGAATATGGCAGTGCTGGGAGTCTGATAGGTTCGCTGGGTAAATTGATTGAGCCTCTAGTAGCCCCACTTGGCTTTGACTGGAAGATAGCCGTTGCACTGGTCTTCGGGTTTGTCGCAAAGGAAATTGTAGTTGGTTCCCTGGGAACCCTGTACGGTACCGGGGGAGGCGAAGCATTGTCCTCCGCTCTCATGTCAGATCCGGGTTTCACTCCTGCAATAGCTCTGGGTCTAATGGTATTCACTCTGCTCTATGTGCCCTGTATAGGAGCTGTTGCAGTTATAAAGAAGGAAACGGGTTCATGGAAATGGATGTTTTTCCAGGCGGCATATTCAACAGCAGTGGCCTGGGTACTGGCACTGGTGACAGTTCTTGTCGCAAATTTGGTTCTTTAA
- a CDS encoding FeoC-like transcriptional regulator — protein sequence MVLGYKYVLKKMAEMDQRGSISFNALSAGMNMNTRQLRGMLEVMENMGHVSKIGDANASPDLLSCGTCKSCGCCNSGISYGTTYQLTDKGRRVCST from the coding sequence ATGGTTCTGGGATACAAGTATGTATTGAAAAAAATGGCAGAAATGGATCAAAGGGGCAGCATCTCCTTCAATGCCCTGTCTGCAGGAATGAATATGAATACACGGCAGCTGAGGGGCATGCTGGAGGTAATGGAGAATATGGGGCATGTAAGCAAAATTGGGGATGCCAATGCCAGCCCCGATCTTCTTTCCTGTGGCACCTGTAAATCCTGTGGATGCTGTAATAGTGGGATTTCCTATGGTACTACATACCAGCTTACCGATAAAGGTCGGAGGGTATGCAGTACATGA
- a CDS encoding formylmethanofuran dehydrogenase: MITIELSNPPDNLCDYTYNFCWNSDFNPDSLIPYQQGTEYTYREMVDHLKKKDTVQIIGDVGKRLAQGMGTSISHLGGSGKIENAGNIIIDGDVGAEAGMGMVAGNLYIKGNIGEPMGNMVEVQSDREGYRKFVSITELVCKELQQKLLRNKLEGNNLLLNDGILRNTLAARCNCESSITVEGNTGNGSGLLMERGMLLIKGDSGMNTAAHLNGGTVYVEGKCEAFAGAYMKNGILLAEDAGSHVGTDMKGGTIYSKKKANIDPPAKKGKIGREDIRTIRKLTDAGRFEVLRYNKYEAGEEGKYITIKMRDGSLVRRPVD, encoded by the coding sequence ATGATCACGATCGAACTATCAAATCCGCCGGACAACCTCTGTGATTATACTTACAACTTTTGCTGGAATAGTGATTTCAACCCGGACTCTCTCATCCCCTACCAGCAAGGCACAGAGTACACATACAGGGAAATGGTCGATCATCTCAAAAAAAAAGATACTGTACAGATTATAGGTGATGTCGGAAAAAGGCTTGCACAGGGCATGGGCACCAGCATATCCCATCTTGGAGGCAGCGGGAAGATAGAAAATGCCGGCAACATCATAATAGACGGTGATGTTGGAGCTGAAGCAGGGATGGGAATGGTAGCCGGCAACCTATACATAAAGGGCAACATTGGGGAACCCATGGGAAATATGGTGGAAGTGCAATCCGATAGGGAAGGATATCGCAAATTCGTGTCAATAACGGAATTGGTCTGCAAGGAATTGCAGCAAAAACTTCTGCGAAACAAACTGGAAGGAAATAATCTCCTGCTCAATGATGGAATCCTGCGCAATACCCTGGCAGCCCGTTGCAACTGTGAATCCAGCATAACAGTAGAAGGAAATACAGGCAACGGAAGCGGATTACTAATGGAAAGAGGAATGTTGCTGATCAAAGGGGATAGCGGCATGAATACTGCAGCCCACCTCAATGGTGGAACAGTTTACGTAGAGGGTAAATGTGAAGCCTTTGCCGGTGCATACATGAAAAACGGAATACTGCTGGCAGAGGATGCAGGCAGCCATGTCGGGACGGACATGAAAGGCGGGACCATATATTCAAAGAAAAAGGCCAATATTGACCCACCTGCAAAAAAAGGGAAAATCGGCCGCGAAGATATACGCACAATAAGGAAACTCACAGATGCCGGCAGATTCGAGGTTTTGCGTTACAATAAATATGAAGCCGGGGAAGAAGGCAAATATATAACGATCAAGATGCGTGACGGATCCCTGGTCAGAAGGCCTGTGGATTGA
- a CDS encoding ATP-binding protein: protein MVNRMIVKIDEEKCNGCGKCVSPCAEGAIQIIDGKAKVVSEELCDGMGFCIGVCPQDAISIEERQTMDFNPQAVKEMQEKKEKGNEAGSIHCFKCDRDENERYLMPLRHGKESIWVCTRCLPALIHG, encoded by the coding sequence ATGGTAAATCGGATGATAGTCAAAATAGACGAGGAAAAATGCAATGGTTGTGGAAAATGTGTCAGCCCCTGTGCCGAGGGTGCCATCCAGATAATAGATGGTAAGGCTAAAGTCGTATCTGAAGAACTGTGCGATGGCATGGGATTCTGTATCGGAGTCTGTCCACAGGATGCAATATCAATTGAAGAAAGGCAGACAATGGATTTCAATCCACAGGCAGTCAAGGAAATGCAGGAGAAAAAAGAAAAAGGCAACGAAGCCGGGTCAATACACTGCTTTAAGTGTGACAGGGATGAAAACGAGAGATACCTGATGCCCCTGAGACATGGAAAAGAAAGCATCTGGGTCTGTACCCGCTGTCTGCCTGCACTCATTCATGGTTAA
- a CDS encoding CGGC domain-containing protein codes for MPDNKKIAVVRCAIVAETCPGIGCFRAFNEKTVAFSDYDENTEMTAFFTCGGCAGRRVFRLARSLKKHGVETVHLSSCMQMEIYPECPHVDSIRQTLENAGIEVVEGTHH; via the coding sequence ATGCCAGATAACAAGAAAATAGCAGTAGTTCGCTGTGCTATTGTTGCAGAAACCTGCCCGGGAATAGGATGTTTCAGGGCATTCAATGAAAAAACAGTTGCTTTTAGTGATTACGATGAAAATACAGAAATGACCGCATTTTTCACATGCGGCGGATGCGCGGGAAGAAGGGTGTTCAGGCTTGCCCGGTCCCTGAAAAAACACGGAGTAGAAACAGTACATCTCAGTTCCTGTATGCAGATGGAAATTTATCCGGAATGTCCTCATGTGGATTCAATAAGGCAGACACTGGAAAATGCAGGAATTGAAGTTGTTGAAGGTACACATCATTAA